A window from Citrus sinensis cultivar Valencia sweet orange chromosome 5, DVS_A1.0, whole genome shotgun sequence encodes these proteins:
- the LOC102626077 gene encoding chloride channel protein CLC-c isoform X1 produces MDHGSRGDREENDIEVEGGGHNGSFESERRKFVERMGSGTSEDHNLREPLLLKCRTNTTSQIAIVGANICPIESLDYEIVENELFKQDWRARRKVEIFQYVVFKWTLALLIGVLTGLAAVFCNFFVENIAGFKLLLINNLMLNDRHFMGFVANTSINLGLAILAAILCAYIAPAAAGSGIPEVKAYLNGIDAHSILAPSTLFVKIFGSIFGVAAGFVVGKEGPMVHTGACIANLLGQGGSKKYHLTWRWLRYFKNDRDRRDLITCGAAAGVAGAFRAPVGGVLFALEEAASWWRSALLWRTFFTTAVVAVVLRGFIEFCRSGRCGLFGQGGLIMFDVNSAKNSYSSADLLAVIILGVIGGIFGSFYNYLVDKVLRTYSIINERGPIFKVLLVAAVSLLTSCCSYGLPWLSHCIPCPSYLEADRCPTVGRSGNYKNFQCPAGHYNDLASLFLNTNDDAIRNLFSSGTSKEFHLSTLLVFFVAIYCLGIITYGIAVPSGLFIPVILAGASYGRLVGNLLGALSDLDTGLFALLGAASFLGGTMRMTVSLCVILLELTNNLLMLPLVMLVLLISKTVADSFNQGVYDQIVKLKGLPYLEAHAEPYMKNLVASDVVSGPLITFSGVEKVGNIMHALRLTRHNGFPVIDEPPLTPAPELCGLVLRSHLLVLLKGKKFTKQKTMTGSDIMRRFKAHDFAKAGSGKGVKLEDLDIKEEEMEMFVDLHPITNTSPYTVVETMSLAKAAVLFRQLALRHLCVVPKTPGRPPIVGILTRHDFMPEHVLGLYPHIVNRHK; encoded by the exons ATGGATCATGGAAGTAGAGGAGATAGGGAGGAGAATGATATAGAGGTTGAAGGAGGAGGGCATAATGGTAGTTTTGAAAGTGAAAGGAGGAAGTTTGTTGAGAGAATGGGATCAGGAACGTCAGAGGATCATAATTTGAGAGAGCCATTGTTGTTGAAGTGTAGGACCAATACAACTTCTCAGATTGCCATTGTTGGTGCCAATATCTGCCCGATTGAGTCTCTTGATTATGA GATTGTCGAGAATGAGCTTTTTAAGCAGGACTGGAGAGCAAGACGGAAGGTTGAGATATTTCAGTACGTTGTCTTCAAGTGGACACTTGCACTCCTTATTGGGGTGCTTACAGGGCTTGCAGCCGTTTTCTGTAACTTTTTTGTTGAGAATATAGCTGGTTTTAAACTTCTGCTTATCAACAATCTCATGCTTAATGATAG GCACTTTATGGGATTTGTAGCAAATACGAGTATCAACCTGGGTTTGGCCATTTTAGCTGCAATCCTTTGTGCTTATATTGCCCCTGCAGCTGCCGGCTCTGGTATACCCGAGGTGAAAGCATATCTCAATGGTATAGATGCCCATTCTATATTGGCTCCAAGTACCCTCTTTGTTAAG ATTTTTGGTTCCATTTTTGGAGTTGCTGCTGGATTTGTTGTCGGTAAGGAAGGACCTATGGTACATACTGGTGCTTGCATAGCCAATTTACTTGGACAAGGCGGATCGAAGAAGTACCATTTGACCTGGAGATGGCTCAGATACTTCAAAAATGATCGTGACCGGAGGGATTTGATTACATGTGGTGCAGCTGCTGGTGTAGCGGGTGCTTTCCGTGCGCCTGTAGGTGGGGTCCTCTTCGCCCTTGAAGAAGCTGCTTCATG GTGGCGGAGTGCTCTTCTTTGGAGGACATTTTTTACAACAGCTGTAGTGGCAGTGGTGTTGAGAGGTTTCATAGAATTTTGTAGGAGTGGTAGATGTGGACTGTTTGGACAAGGTGGGCTAATCATGTTCGATGTCAATTCTGCAAAGAACTCTTATAGCTCCGCAGATTTACTTGCAGTTATTATCCTTGGAGTTATTGGGGGCATTTTTGGAAGCTTCTACAATTACCTTGTGGACAAGGTCCTCCGTACATATAGCATTATCAACGA GAGAGGGCCTATCTTCAAGGTCCTGCTCGTCGCCGCTGTTTCGCTTTTGACGTCTTGTTGTTCTTACGGCCTGCCTTGGCTTTCACATTGCATTCCTTGTCCTTCTTACCTGGAGGCTGATAGATGCCCCACTGTAGGTCGTTCTGGAAACTACAAGAATTTTCAGTGTCCAGCTGGCCACTACAATGACCTTGCTTCTCTCTTTCTCAACACAAATGATGATGCAATCCGCAACCTGTTCAGCTCGGGCACTTCAAAAGAATTTCACCTCTCTACTCTTCTAGTTTTCTTTGTTGCTATATACTGCCTCGGCATTATCACCTATGGCATTGCTGTTCCCTCTGGGCTCTTCATTCCAGTCATACTTGCTGGAGCGTCTTATGGACGCCTTGTTGGGAACCTCCTAGGGGCTCTATCTGATCTCGACACAGGTCTCTTTGCACTCCTTGGAGCTGCTTCCTTCCTCGGTGGCACCATGAGAATGACAGTTTCACTCTGTGTTATACTTCTTGAActtactaataatttattgatgcTCCCATTGGTGATGCTTGTTCTTCTTATTTCAAAAACTGTGGCTGATAGTTTCAACCAGGGTGTCTACGACCAGATTGTCAAGTTGAAGGGGTTGCCTTATTTGGAAGCCCACGCGGAACCATACATGAAGAATTTGGTTGCAAGTGATGTTGTTTCTGGTCCATTGATTACTTTTTCTGGGGTTGAAAAAGTCGGAAATATTATGCATGCTCTGCGTTTAACTCGGCACAATGGTTTCCCAGTGATAGATGAGCCGCCTCTGACACCAGCTCCAGAGTTGTGTGGACTTGTTCTCAGGTCTCATCTTCTTGTGTTGCtcaaaggaaagaaatttaCGAAACAGAAAACCATGACTGGATCAGATATTATGCGGAGGTTCAAGGCACATGATTTTGCCAAAGCAGGATCTGGGAAGGGGGTCAAGCTAGAAGATTTGGACATTAAGGAGGAGGAGATGGAGATGTTTGTTGATCTCCATCCCATTACTAATACATCTCCATACACAGTTGTAGAAACAATGTCGCTAGCTAAAGCAGCTGTTCTCTTTCGGCAGCTGGCCCTCAGGCACTTGTGCGTCGTGCCAAAAACACCCGGG AGGCCTCCTATTGTTGGAATCTTAACCCGACATGACTTCATGCCGGAGCATGTGTTAGGACTTTACCCACATATTGTTAATCGCCACAAGTAG
- the LOC102625510 gene encoding glycosyltransferase BC10 isoform X2: MARSRGEKEEPEKYMGLLKLVQILSFLVVFAAGIIIGLATSSHMNRYFTRESFLFSDSRYSAPSSTLRGNYAVVQTCDDIDYLNIDKFVRPANLSHRMTDEQLFWRASMVPYKEEYPFERTPRVAFMFLTRGPLPLLPLWERFFKGHEKYFSIYVHALPGYKLNVSSDSPFYGRQIPSRNVGWGTVEMADAEKRLLANALLDFSNERFVLLSESCIPIYNFPTVYKYLTGSPYSFVESYDDPSRYGRGRYSRWMRPDIKIYQWRKGSQWFEMQRKVAIYIISDTKYLSLFRKYCKPSCYPDEHYIPTYLNIFHGSLMANRSVTWVDWSMLGPHPAMYKKENITEEFIQSLRNSNGSLCLYNEQRTSRCYLFARKFAPNTLEPLLKISSKVMEF; this comes from the exons ATGGCGAGGAGTAGAGGGGAGAAAGAGGAGCCGGAGAAGTACATGGGGTTACTTAAACTGGTGCAAATACTGTCGTTTTTAGTTGTTTTCGCGGCGGGAATAATCATAGGATTAGCGACGAGTTCACATATGAATCGGTATTTCACGAGAGAGTCGTTTTTATTTTCGGATAGTCGTTATTCAGCTCCTTCGTCAACTCTCCGAGGGAATTACGCGGTTGTTCAAACATGTGATGATATTGACTACTTAAACATCGACAAGTTTGTTCGTCCTGCGAATTTGAGTCATAGAATGACTGATGAACAGCTCTTTTGGAGGGCTTCGATGGTGCCTTACAAGGAAGAGTACCCATTTGAGAGAACTCCTAGAGTAGCCTTTATGTTTTTGACGAGAGGGCCGTTGCCCTTGTTGCCTCTGTGGGAGAGGTTTTTCAAAGGGCATGAGAAGTatttctctatttatgttCACGCGTTGCCGGGGTACAAGCTCAATGTCTCTAGTGATTCTCCCTTTTATGGGAGGCAAATCCCTAGTCGg AATGTTGGATGGGGAACTGTGGAAATGGCTGATGCCGAGAAACGACTTCTAGCCAACGCTCTGCTAGACTTCTCAAATGAGCGATTTGTTCTTCTGTCTGAGAGCTGTATCCCAATCTATAATTTCCCAACTGTCTACAAGTATCTTACAGGTTCTCCATACAGCTTTGTTGAGTCATATGATGATCCCTCGCGTTATGGTCGTGGACGCTACAGCCGTTGGATGCGTCCTGATATCAAGATCTATCAATGGAGAAAAGGGTCCCAATGGTTTGAGATGCAACGTAAGGTGGCCATTTATATCATCTCAGACACCAAGTACCTTTCACTTTTCAGGAAATACTGTAAGCCTTCTTGCTACCCTGATGAGCATTACATTCCAACTTACCTGAACATATTCCACGGATCACTGATGGCTAACCGGAGTGTGACTTGGGTTGACTGGTCAATGTTGGGCCCACACCCAGCGATGTACAAGAAAGAGAATATTACAGAAGAATTTATACAATCTCTTAGGAACAGTAATGGCTCGTTATGTTTGTACAATGAGCAGAGAACATCAAGGTGTTATCTCTTTGCTAGAAAGTTTGCTCCTAATACGCTGGAGCCCTTGCTTAAAATCAGTTCAAAGGTGATGGAATTTTGA
- the LOC102625510 gene encoding glycosyltransferase BC10 isoform X3, whose amino-acid sequence MARSRGEKEEPEKYMGLLKLVQILSFLVVFAAGIIIGLATSSHMNRYFTRESFLFSDSRYSAPSSTLRGNYAVVQTCDDIDYLNIDKFVRPANLSHRMTDEQLFWRASMVPYKEEYPFERTPRVAFMFLTRGPLPLLPLWERFFKGHEKYFSIYVHALPGYKLNVSSDSPFYGRQIPSRNVGWGTVEMADAEKRLLANALLDFSNERFVLLSESCIPIYNFPTVYKYLTGSPYSFVESYDDPSRYGRGRYSRWMRPDIKIYQWRKGSQWFEMQRKVAIYIISDTKYLSLFRKYCKPSCYPDEHYIPTYLNIFHGSLMANRSVTWVDWSMLGPHPAMYKKENITEEFIQSLRNSNGSLCLYNEQRTSRCYLFARKFAPNTLEPLLKISSKVYR is encoded by the exons ATGGCGAGGAGTAGAGGGGAGAAAGAGGAGCCGGAGAAGTACATGGGGTTACTTAAACTGGTGCAAATACTGTCGTTTTTAGTTGTTTTCGCGGCGGGAATAATCATAGGATTAGCGACGAGTTCACATATGAATCGGTATTTCACGAGAGAGTCGTTTTTATTTTCGGATAGTCGTTATTCAGCTCCTTCGTCAACTCTCCGAGGGAATTACGCGGTTGTTCAAACATGTGATGATATTGACTACTTAAACATCGACAAGTTTGTTCGTCCTGCGAATTTGAGTCATAGAATGACTGATGAACAGCTCTTTTGGAGGGCTTCGATGGTGCCTTACAAGGAAGAGTACCCATTTGAGAGAACTCCTAGAGTAGCCTTTATGTTTTTGACGAGAGGGCCGTTGCCCTTGTTGCCTCTGTGGGAGAGGTTTTTCAAAGGGCATGAGAAGTatttctctatttatgttCACGCGTTGCCGGGGTACAAGCTCAATGTCTCTAGTGATTCTCCCTTTTATGGGAGGCAAATCCCTAGTCGg AATGTTGGATGGGGAACTGTGGAAATGGCTGATGCCGAGAAACGACTTCTAGCCAACGCTCTGCTAGACTTCTCAAATGAGCGATTTGTTCTTCTGTCTGAGAGCTGTATCCCAATCTATAATTTCCCAACTGTCTACAAGTATCTTACAGGTTCTCCATACAGCTTTGTTGAGTCATATGATGATCCCTCGCGTTATGGTCGTGGACGCTACAGCCGTTGGATGCGTCCTGATATCAAGATCTATCAATGGAGAAAAGGGTCCCAATGGTTTGAGATGCAACGTAAGGTGGCCATTTATATCATCTCAGACACCAAGTACCTTTCACTTTTCAGGAAATACTGTAAGCCTTCTTGCTACCCTGATGAGCATTACATTCCAACTTACCTGAACATATTCCACGGATCACTGATGGCTAACCGGAGTGTGACTTGGGTTGACTGGTCAATGTTGGGCCCACACCCAGCGATGTACAAGAAAGAGAATATTACAGAAGAATTTATACAATCTCTTAGGAACAGTAATGGCTCGTTATGTTTGTACAATGAGCAGAGAACATCAAGGTGTTATCTCTTTGCTAGAAAGTTTGCTCCTAATACGCTGGAGCCCTTGCTTAAAATCAGTTCAAAG GTTTACCGATAG
- the LOC102625240 gene encoding pentatricopeptide repeat-containing protein At1g10270 has translation MPLLRLLLRSSNRHHHRLSFSLLHQFHNLALNPNSPNPNLNPIAARGYAFSSAEEAAAERRRRKRRLRIEPPLHAIRPNPTQPPPRDPNAPRLPDTTSALVGPRLNLHNRVQSLIRAGDLDAASYLARQAVFSRIRPTVFTCNAIIAAMYRAKRYDDAVALFKYFFDQADIVPNIVSYNNLINTYCDEGKVDEGMNVFRRIIETAPVGPSSNTYRHLTKGFVDAGRIGEAVDLLRDMLSRQLGADSLVYNNLISGFLNLGNLEKANELFDELKQRCLVYDGVVNATFMEWWFNQGKDKEAMQSYKSLMERNFRMTPATCNTLLEVLLKHEKKEEAQALFEQMLDNHQPPNIQAVNSDTFNIMVNECFKHGKFSEAVETFKKAGTHPKSKPFAMDVAGYNNIIARYCENEMLEEAEKLLREISTKSLSPDVTTFRTLIDAYLKVERIDDALELFNRMVESGLRVVVSFGTKVFNELITKGKVAECAPILTKMGEKDPKPDFLIYDVVVRGLCNEGLFDMSKDIVDQMIKYGVGITPALQDFVRETFGKAGRGEEIERVLNADRWGYAAPVPPPRTSGPPQMTGQQYSGYNRMAREQQFGSNQMAGQQSLGPNQMEGPQHFGSYQRMGQQSFGPNQMAGQQHFTSNQMMGQQSFRPTQMSGYQQFGSNQMMGQQSFGPNKMAGEQPFSPFQRMGQQSSGPSQMSGQQSSGPSQMLGQQSLGPNQMERQQPQGSYQKWGQQAFGSNQMGGQQPSGYNRMGEQQHFGWQQMSGHQPNKIAQWTGQPPSAPSQTAGQQQSWQPQTSAQQQSWSQAAEQPPVGSPQEDQNPSGPPEWQENHQRAAA, from the coding sequence ATGCCCCTCCTCCGCCTCCTCCTCCGCAGTAGCAATCGTCACCACCACCGACTCTCCTTCTCTCTCCTCCACCAGTTCCACAACCTTGCCCTTAACCCCAATTCCCCAAACCCTAACCTTAATCCCATTGCCGCACGCGGCTACGCCTTCTCCTCCGCCGAAGAAGCCGCAGCCGAACGCCGTCGCCGCAAACGCCGGCTTCGCATCGAGCCGCCTCTCCACGCCATACGCCCCAACCCAACTCAGCCTCCACCGCGTGACCCTAACGCGCCTCGCCTTCCCGACACCACCTCGGCCCTCGTTGGCCCCCGTCTCAACCTCCACAATCGCGTTCAGTCCCTCATCCGTGCGGGAGACCTCGATGCCGCCTCCTACTTGGCCCGCCAGGCTGTTTTCTCCAGGATTCGTCCTACTGTGTTCACTTGTAATGCGATCATAGCGGCTATGTACCGGGCGAAACGGTATGATGATGCTGTTGCTCTCTTTAAGTATTTTTTCGATCAAGCTGATATTGTGCCTAATATTGtgtcttataataatttgattaatactTATTGTGATGAGGGGAAAGTGGATGAGGGGATGAATGTTTTTAGAAGGATTATTGAAACGGCGCCTGTTGGTCCTAGTTCTAATACTTATAGGCATTTGACAAAAGGGTTTGTTGATGCTGGGAGAATAGGGGAGGCTGTGGATTTGTTGAGGGACATGTTGAGTAGACAGTTAGGAGCGGATTCATtggtttataataatttgatatctgGGTTTCTGAATTTGGGGAATTTGGAGAAGGCGAACGAGTTGTTTGATGAGTTGAAACAAAGGTGTTTGGTTTATGATGGGGTTGTGAATGCAACGTTTATGGAGTGGTGGTTTAATCAGGGGAAAGATAAGGAGGCGATGCAGTCGTACAAATCTTTGATGGAGAGGAATTTTAGGATGACTCCAGCCACTTGTAATACCCTTTTGGAGGTTTTGTTGAAGCAtgagaagaaagaagaggCGCAAGCTTTGTTTGAACAGATGTTGGATAATCATCAGCCACCCAATATTCAGGCGGTGAATTCAGATACATTTAACATCATGGTCAATGAGTGCTTTAAGCATGGGAAGTTTTCAGAAGCTGTTGAGACATTTAAGAAAGCAGGAACACACCCAAAATCCAAGCCTTTTGCAATGGATGTTGCGggatataataatattattgctaGGTACTGTGAGAATGAGATGTTGGAGGAGGCAGAGAAGCTGTTAAGAGAAATATCCACAAAGTCTTTGTCGCCTGACGTAACGACTTTTAGGACGTTGATTGACGCTTATTTGAAGGTGGAGAGAATTGATGATGCTTTGGAATTGTTTAACAGGATGGTAGAGTCCGGTTTGCGCGTGGTTGTGAGTTTTGGGACTAAGGTGTTTAATGAGTTAATAACCAAGGGTAAGGTTGCAGAATGTGCGccaattttaacaaaaatgggAGAGAAAGATCCTAAACCCGACTTCTTGATATATGATGTTGTGGTCCGGGGGTTGTGCAATGAAGGTTTATTTGACATGAGCAAGGATATAGTTGATCAAATGATAAAGTACGGTGTTGGTATTACCCCTGCTCTGCAAGATTTTGTACGCGAGACTTTTGGGAAAGCTGGTCGAGGTGAGGAGATCGAGAGAGTTTTGAATGCAGATAGGTGGGGATATGCTGCACCTGTTCCACCCCCTCGAACAAGTGGACCGCCTCAAATGACTGGACAGCAGTATTCAGGATACAATAGAATGGCCAGAGAGCAGCAGTTTGGATCAAATCAAATGGCTGGACAGCAGTCTTTAGGACCTAATCAAATGGAAGGACCGCAGCACTTTGGATCGTATCAAAGGATGGGGCAGCAATCTTTTGGCCCTAATCAGATGGCTGGACAGCAACACTTTACATCGAACCAAATGATGGGACAGCAGTCTTTCAGGCCTACTCAAATGTCAGGATATCAGCAATTTGGATCAAACCAAATGATGGGGCAGCAGTCTTTTGGACCTAATAAAATGGCAGGAGAGCAGCCATTTTCACCGTTTCAAAGGATGGGACAGCAGTCTTCAGGACCCAGTCAGATGTCGGGACAGCAGTCTTCAGGACCCTCACAGATGTTGGGACAGCAGTCTCTAGGCCCCAATCAAATGGAAAGACAGCAACCTCAAGGATCTTATCAAAAGTGGGGACAGCAGGCTTTTGGATCCAATCAAATGGGAGGACAGCAGCCTTCTGGATACAATAGAATGGGTGAGCAGCAGCACTTTGGATGGCAGCAAATGTCAGGGCATCAGCCAAATAAAATTGCTCAGTGGACAGGACAACCACCATCAGCACCCTCACAAACGGCTGGTCAGCAACAATCATGGCAACCTCAAACATCAGCACAGCAGCAGTCATGGTCTCAAGCAGCTGAGCAGCCACCAGTTGGATCTCCTCAAGAAGATCAGAATCCTTCAGGACCCCCTGAATGGCAGGAAAACCACCAACGGGCAGCAGCTTGA
- the LOC102626077 gene encoding chloride channel protein CLC-c isoform X2 — MGFVANTSINLGLAILAAILCAYIAPAAAGSGIPEVKAYLNGIDAHSILAPSTLFVKIFGSIFGVAAGFVVGKEGPMVHTGACIANLLGQGGSKKYHLTWRWLRYFKNDRDRRDLITCGAAAGVAGAFRAPVGGVLFALEEAASWWRSALLWRTFFTTAVVAVVLRGFIEFCRSGRCGLFGQGGLIMFDVNSAKNSYSSADLLAVIILGVIGGIFGSFYNYLVDKVLRTYSIINERGPIFKVLLVAAVSLLTSCCSYGLPWLSHCIPCPSYLEADRCPTVGRSGNYKNFQCPAGHYNDLASLFLNTNDDAIRNLFSSGTSKEFHLSTLLVFFVAIYCLGIITYGIAVPSGLFIPVILAGASYGRLVGNLLGALSDLDTGLFALLGAASFLGGTMRMTVSLCVILLELTNNLLMLPLVMLVLLISKTVADSFNQGVYDQIVKLKGLPYLEAHAEPYMKNLVASDVVSGPLITFSGVEKVGNIMHALRLTRHNGFPVIDEPPLTPAPELCGLVLRSHLLVLLKGKKFTKQKTMTGSDIMRRFKAHDFAKAGSGKGVKLEDLDIKEEEMEMFVDLHPITNTSPYTVVETMSLAKAAVLFRQLALRHLCVVPKTPGRPPIVGILTRHDFMPEHVLGLYPHIVNRHK; from the exons ATGGGATTTGTAGCAAATACGAGTATCAACCTGGGTTTGGCCATTTTAGCTGCAATCCTTTGTGCTTATATTGCCCCTGCAGCTGCCGGCTCTGGTATACCCGAGGTGAAAGCATATCTCAATGGTATAGATGCCCATTCTATATTGGCTCCAAGTACCCTCTTTGTTAAG ATTTTTGGTTCCATTTTTGGAGTTGCTGCTGGATTTGTTGTCGGTAAGGAAGGACCTATGGTACATACTGGTGCTTGCATAGCCAATTTACTTGGACAAGGCGGATCGAAGAAGTACCATTTGACCTGGAGATGGCTCAGATACTTCAAAAATGATCGTGACCGGAGGGATTTGATTACATGTGGTGCAGCTGCTGGTGTAGCGGGTGCTTTCCGTGCGCCTGTAGGTGGGGTCCTCTTCGCCCTTGAAGAAGCTGCTTCATG GTGGCGGAGTGCTCTTCTTTGGAGGACATTTTTTACAACAGCTGTAGTGGCAGTGGTGTTGAGAGGTTTCATAGAATTTTGTAGGAGTGGTAGATGTGGACTGTTTGGACAAGGTGGGCTAATCATGTTCGATGTCAATTCTGCAAAGAACTCTTATAGCTCCGCAGATTTACTTGCAGTTATTATCCTTGGAGTTATTGGGGGCATTTTTGGAAGCTTCTACAATTACCTTGTGGACAAGGTCCTCCGTACATATAGCATTATCAACGA GAGAGGGCCTATCTTCAAGGTCCTGCTCGTCGCCGCTGTTTCGCTTTTGACGTCTTGTTGTTCTTACGGCCTGCCTTGGCTTTCACATTGCATTCCTTGTCCTTCTTACCTGGAGGCTGATAGATGCCCCACTGTAGGTCGTTCTGGAAACTACAAGAATTTTCAGTGTCCAGCTGGCCACTACAATGACCTTGCTTCTCTCTTTCTCAACACAAATGATGATGCAATCCGCAACCTGTTCAGCTCGGGCACTTCAAAAGAATTTCACCTCTCTACTCTTCTAGTTTTCTTTGTTGCTATATACTGCCTCGGCATTATCACCTATGGCATTGCTGTTCCCTCTGGGCTCTTCATTCCAGTCATACTTGCTGGAGCGTCTTATGGACGCCTTGTTGGGAACCTCCTAGGGGCTCTATCTGATCTCGACACAGGTCTCTTTGCACTCCTTGGAGCTGCTTCCTTCCTCGGTGGCACCATGAGAATGACAGTTTCACTCTGTGTTATACTTCTTGAActtactaataatttattgatgcTCCCATTGGTGATGCTTGTTCTTCTTATTTCAAAAACTGTGGCTGATAGTTTCAACCAGGGTGTCTACGACCAGATTGTCAAGTTGAAGGGGTTGCCTTATTTGGAAGCCCACGCGGAACCATACATGAAGAATTTGGTTGCAAGTGATGTTGTTTCTGGTCCATTGATTACTTTTTCTGGGGTTGAAAAAGTCGGAAATATTATGCATGCTCTGCGTTTAACTCGGCACAATGGTTTCCCAGTGATAGATGAGCCGCCTCTGACACCAGCTCCAGAGTTGTGTGGACTTGTTCTCAGGTCTCATCTTCTTGTGTTGCtcaaaggaaagaaatttaCGAAACAGAAAACCATGACTGGATCAGATATTATGCGGAGGTTCAAGGCACATGATTTTGCCAAAGCAGGATCTGGGAAGGGGGTCAAGCTAGAAGATTTGGACATTAAGGAGGAGGAGATGGAGATGTTTGTTGATCTCCATCCCATTACTAATACATCTCCATACACAGTTGTAGAAACAATGTCGCTAGCTAAAGCAGCTGTTCTCTTTCGGCAGCTGGCCCTCAGGCACTTGTGCGTCGTGCCAAAAACACCCGGG AGGCCTCCTATTGTTGGAATCTTAACCCGACATGACTTCATGCCGGAGCATGTGTTAGGACTTTACCCACATATTGTTAATCGCCACAAGTAG
- the LOC102625510 gene encoding glycosyltransferase BC10 isoform X1: MARSRGEKEEPEKYMGLLKLVQILSFLVVFAAGIIIGLATSSHMNRYFTRESFLFSDSRYSAPSSTLRGNYAVVQTCDDIDYLNIDKFVRPANLSHRMTDEQLFWRASMVPYKEEYPFERTPRVAFMFLTRGPLPLLPLWERFFKGHEKYFSIYVHALPGYKLNVSSDSPFYGRQIPSRNVGWGTVEMADAEKRLLANALLDFSNERFVLLSESCIPIYNFPTVYKYLTGSPYSFVESYDDPSRYGRGRYSRWMRPDIKIYQWRKGSQWFEMQRKVAIYIISDTKYLSLFRKYCKPSCYPDEHYIPTYLNIFHGSLMANRSVTWVDWSMLGPHPAMYKKENITEEFIQSLRNSNGSLCLYNEQRTSRCYLFARKFAPNTLEPLLKISSKCKNMIIRIFITSINY, translated from the exons ATGGCGAGGAGTAGAGGGGAGAAAGAGGAGCCGGAGAAGTACATGGGGTTACTTAAACTGGTGCAAATACTGTCGTTTTTAGTTGTTTTCGCGGCGGGAATAATCATAGGATTAGCGACGAGTTCACATATGAATCGGTATTTCACGAGAGAGTCGTTTTTATTTTCGGATAGTCGTTATTCAGCTCCTTCGTCAACTCTCCGAGGGAATTACGCGGTTGTTCAAACATGTGATGATATTGACTACTTAAACATCGACAAGTTTGTTCGTCCTGCGAATTTGAGTCATAGAATGACTGATGAACAGCTCTTTTGGAGGGCTTCGATGGTGCCTTACAAGGAAGAGTACCCATTTGAGAGAACTCCTAGAGTAGCCTTTATGTTTTTGACGAGAGGGCCGTTGCCCTTGTTGCCTCTGTGGGAGAGGTTTTTCAAAGGGCATGAGAAGTatttctctatttatgttCACGCGTTGCCGGGGTACAAGCTCAATGTCTCTAGTGATTCTCCCTTTTATGGGAGGCAAATCCCTAGTCGg AATGTTGGATGGGGAACTGTGGAAATGGCTGATGCCGAGAAACGACTTCTAGCCAACGCTCTGCTAGACTTCTCAAATGAGCGATTTGTTCTTCTGTCTGAGAGCTGTATCCCAATCTATAATTTCCCAACTGTCTACAAGTATCTTACAGGTTCTCCATACAGCTTTGTTGAGTCATATGATGATCCCTCGCGTTATGGTCGTGGACGCTACAGCCGTTGGATGCGTCCTGATATCAAGATCTATCAATGGAGAAAAGGGTCCCAATGGTTTGAGATGCAACGTAAGGTGGCCATTTATATCATCTCAGACACCAAGTACCTTTCACTTTTCAGGAAATACTGTAAGCCTTCTTGCTACCCTGATGAGCATTACATTCCAACTTACCTGAACATATTCCACGGATCACTGATGGCTAACCGGAGTGTGACTTGGGTTGACTGGTCAATGTTGGGCCCACACCCAGCGATGTACAAGAAAGAGAATATTACAGAAGAATTTATACAATCTCTTAGGAACAGTAATGGCTCGTTATGTTTGTACAATGAGCAGAGAACATCAAGGTGTTATCTCTTTGCTAGAAAGTTTGCTCCTAATACGCTGGAGCCCTTGCTTAAAATCAGTTCAAAG TGCAAGAATATGATTATCAGGATCTTCATAACAAGCATAAACTACTGA